GATCTGATGCGAGTCATTTCTGATATATGACATATTGACATGATATGATCAGTGCATATAGCCGCTAGCGTCTGTGCACTAGATCGAAAGCTCGCAGCCTTTCTAATGCTGATTCTTCGCATGCATCAATGATCCACCCATGCCAAAGGATAAACGTACGTACCGGCTGCATTGTTGGCAGAAGCGCTGCTGCTTGCCAGAGGCGGCGACTGTGGCGGCCTTGGCGTGGTACTCGCAGACCTTGTGGCGGCGGTGGTAGTGCTTGGCGGCGGAGAGGTCGGCCTTGCAGCCCTCAGCCTGGCACCGCGGGGTCTggtggtggtgggcggcggcgcCGAGCCCCAGCCCCAGCATGCCCATTGCGCCTGCTCCGCCGACGCGGGAGCGCATCAGCAGGCGGTCCACGGCCAGCACGTCCGCCGGGGAAAAGTATGTCCTGCGGCCGAGGTTCAGCCCGATCCTCCCCCCACCGCCGACGTCCGAGAAGGGGCCACCCTCCTCCCGCTTCAGGAACCCAGCACTGCCGCCGCCACCGAAGGTGTATGCGTCCACCGGCGACGCGGAGGAAGACGTCAGCATACCCGGAAGGGTCATCATCGGCGCCTGCAGCAGCGACGACGACGCCATCGTCGGCATGCTGACCTGCGTCTGGAGGAACGGCTGCTGGAGCTGGTTACTGGACGCCGAGCCGCTGGAGAAGAGCGCGACCGGGTCTTGGAACGAGAATGCAGCGGCGTTGAAGTCGAGGCTGTCGTAGAGGTGGTGGTGCTGGAAGGGCGGCTGCCGGTCTCCGGGCATGACCATGCCAGCCGGCTCAAAGTTGGGGTATGACTGCATGGGAGCGTAACCGAAGTCGGTCATGTCGCTAACCGGTGCCATCGTGCCGCCGCTTAGATGAGAAAGGTGGTGACGCGCGGCCTGACTGATGGGTGAGAAAGAAAGAGGCCGGACCGCCGGAGTATGTGTCTGTGCAGCAGGAAGGGTTGTGCGTGCCTTCAGGCTAAAAAGGTCGTGGAGGCCGGAGAAGGAGAGAGGCATTGAGGGCATCTCTTGCCCTTCTCCCGTCCTTTATCTGCGCAAACGACCCCACCTAAAACTTAACTCCTTAGAGGCGTCTCAAATCCGTCTCAAATGCCTGTGCGGACGGTCCGGTCACAAAAATTTCATCCATACAGACGCTTCAAACGGGCCTCAGACGACCAGACTGACCGGCACCTCACATATCTAGCCCAAATCTGGGAGGGATACGAGGGCGCTCGGGCgcgtccgccacgtcggacccgTTCCACGCTGGCCCACCCGACTCCACATATATTCCTCCCCGTCCACTCGCCGACCAAACCTTAATCACTTCACTCCACTCTTCTCCACCACCCAAGCTCCCGTCTGGCGATCTCCGGTCGTCCCTGGCATGTTGGACAACAGACCCGAGTCCTGCACCTCTACATCCGTCGACCCTAAACTCATCCCAcgcggccccgaggaggagatggtcgTACGGCTTGTGCTCCGCTGCTCCCGGGAGGAGGCCTGTGTGAGGCAGCGCTCGGACTCCTTCCGTCaggaatccattgcgtccgcccaaatgACACATGGATCCGGCGCTAGGTGTGCCGTCGGTGCCTCACCGAAGGCGGGGCGGTATGTCTGGCTTCTAAACGCGGTGGCAGACGCGCAACCCCTCCGTTGGCGTGCCGAGGCCGTGGACGCATCATGGGCGTCATTCAACGCAAACATGGTCCGGCGCGCCCGTTGTGCGAGGCAGTAGGCGAGGGAGGtggcggcagccctcgcggcggtgGATGTCGTttacacgtctccaacgtatctattttctATTGTTTCATGctttatattatcaatcttggatatttttatatcattttagggactaacatattaactcaATGCCTagtgcaagttgttgttttctgcttgtttttggttttccaggaaatttgtaccaaatggattccaaacgttatgaaatttttgacgatttttttctggacaaaagagatCCTAGAAGCTTTGGGACGAGACCAGACGAGAAGCAAGGAGATGGCAAGGCAACAGGGCACGCCTACCTATAACCTTATGAGCCCTactggctccgtctgacctaattccacttctataaattctcaaatattgggaaacccCAAAGAGCCACCCGAAACAACTTTTACCCtgctgcaagcttctgttcttccgcgatACCATCTgaaggccttttccggtactttcccagagggggaatcaatcacggaggactTCCACATCAACCTTGCCACccatccgatgatgtgtgagtagttcagcACAGACCTATGGGCCcgcagctagtagctagatggcttagtctctctctctttgatctttaattCAATATTCTCCATGATCTCCATGGAGTTCTATCGgatgtaatcttcctttgcggtgtgtttgttggaatccgatgaattgtgggtttatgatcagattattgatTGAAATTAATTGAATCTTTTCTGAACTTTactatgcatgattgttatagctttgtatttcacTCCAATctattcgtttggtttggccagctagattgatttatctttagtggaaaggtgctttgtaatgggttcaatcttgcggtgtactcatacagtgacagaaggggtagcgaggcacgtatttgtacagtagccattaagggtaaaacgacgggCTTTAATCATATTGCTCGGTTTTATTCcatatctacatcatgtcatctttcttaaagcgttactctgtttgttatgaacttaataccatagatgcaagGAGGagtcggtcgattggtggagtaatagtagtagatgcaggcaggagtcggtctacatgtcactgatgtgattcctatatacatgatcattgccatgaataacatcataactatgcgctttcctatcaatttcccaatagtaatgtgtc
Above is a window of Triticum aestivum cultivar Chinese Spring chromosome 6B, IWGSC CS RefSeq v2.1, whole genome shotgun sequence DNA encoding:
- the LOC123133970 gene encoding squamosa promoter-binding-like protein 5; translation: MAPVSDMTDFGYAPMQSYPNFEPAGMVMPGDRQPPFQHHHLYDSLDFNAAAFSFQDPVALFSSGSASSNQLQQPFLQTQVSMPTMASSSLLQAPMMTLPGMLTSSSASPVDAYTFGGGGSAGFLKREEGGPFSDVGGGGRIGLNLGRRTYFSPADVLAVDRLLMRSRVGGAGAMGMLGLGLGAAAHHHQTPRCQAEGCKADLSAAKHYHRRHKVCEYHAKAATVAASGKQQRFCQQCSRFHVLAEFDEAKRSCRKRLTEHNRRRRKPAGAQGKDSPPPSKKADASITSSYTGDHRTNKSTTGATFSPSASGFSCLQQQQQHEIDNGGQSSNATPTNLSLAAPPPPPPPQDDARFGAGLDTMLLIQQQGPDEQQEEEQQQHFMMTSLVQSHRHQQQQQQQQGDSGNILSCSTTSPSDQRRHQNDGDSCCNGNSMQHFFEVEFM